The following is a genomic window from Roseitalea porphyridii.
CTGTTCAAGGTGCTGTGCCTGACGGGTCCGGGCGCCGGTCCCCTGCCCCCGTTTTCGGCTGGTTGACATGGTCGCCGGCTTCACACACCGTCGCCCCGGCCGAAACGGAACCATCCACGCATGAACGAACACAGGCCACCAGACCTGCAACCGGTCACGGATGTCGACCTGTCGGCATCCGGCGGCGTCCGCCACGGTTTCTTCACCCGCGCCGGCGGCGTCTCCGAAGGGCTCTATGCGGGCCTGAACACGGGTCTGGGGTCCGACGACGATCCGGCCAGCGTCGCCGAGAACCGCCGCCGCATCGCCGGATGGCTCGACGCCGATCCGGGCGCGCTCGGCGGCTGCCACCAAATCCATTCGGCCGACGTCGTCACGATCGACAGGCCGATACCGGCCGGCGAGCGGCCGAAGGCCGACGCGCTGGTCACCGCGACGCCCGGCCTGCCGATCTCCGTTCTGACCGCCGATTGCGCGCCGGTCCTGTTCGCCGATGCGGACGGCGGCGTCATCGGCGC
Proteins encoded in this region:
- the pgeF gene encoding peptidoglycan editing factor PgeF; this translates as MNEHRPPDLQPVTDVDLSASGGVRHGFFTRAGGVSEGLYAGLNTGLGSDDDPASVAENRRRIAGWLDADPGALGGCHQIHSADVVTIDRPIPAGERPKADALVTATPGLPISVLTADCAPVLFADADGGVIGAAHAGWKGALAGVLDNTVAAMEALGAGRDRIRAVVGPTISQASYEVGPEFRDRFLDADPGNDRFFAPGDRAGHHRFDLVGYCLARLSAAGVIAAASGQCTYADEARFFSYRRATHRGEPDYGRQMSAIMLV